Proteins from a genomic interval of Paenibacillus sp. FSL H8-0048:
- a CDS encoding MerR family transcriptional regulator yields the protein MNRTVVTIQQLSEQLGLTSRTLRHWEAEGLFQSKREVSSGWRTYDEHALKCIRITALLRRMDIPIREIQAVLDNSSVSALKQVIQNRIMALQVHQEELERMGQQLHQLLDYLNNSNKRTSIQEELLSEMENVFMSNVTGRSTFKVITLPAMRVAYHIVVDPSPEEKAMGPIMDWLESANLLGTARLFGGNMKPMPSSAGTPYGYGMCATIPDGISVPEPFKEMILPGGLYAKLDSSDDIGGSWKILMDQLVDSPKYRSDRSRLCLEEHIRNDSPPCGGNLYDLSLMEPVVLKGR from the coding sequence ATGAACAGGACTGTTGTTACCATACAGCAATTGTCGGAGCAACTCGGGCTGACGAGCCGCACCTTGCGGCACTGGGAAGCGGAAGGATTGTTTCAGAGTAAGCGAGAGGTATCTTCCGGCTGGCGTACATATGATGAACATGCACTTAAGTGTATCAGGATCACAGCGCTGCTGCGGAGAATGGATATTCCGATCAGAGAAATACAGGCTGTCTTGGATAATAGTTCTGTGTCTGCGCTTAAACAGGTCATACAGAACAGGATAATGGCTCTACAGGTGCACCAGGAAGAGCTTGAACGGATGGGACAGCAATTACATCAGCTACTCGATTACCTGAATAATTCCAATAAGAGGACCTCCATTCAGGAGGAACTGCTTAGCGAAATGGAGAATGTTTTTATGAGTAATGTAACGGGGAGGTCCACATTCAAAGTGATTACCCTGCCGGCGATGAGAGTTGCTTATCATATCGTGGTAGACCCCTCTCCCGAAGAGAAAGCGATGGGTCCTATCATGGATTGGCTGGAATCTGCTAATCTTCTGGGCACGGCCCGGTTATTCGGCGGGAATATGAAGCCTATGCCAAGTAGTGCAGGTACACCCTATGGCTATGGAATGTGTGCGACAATTCCGGATGGAATCAGCGTCCCTGAGCCCTTCAAGGAAATGATCTTGCCCGGCGGGCTATATGCTAAGTTGGATAGCAGTGATGATATTGGCGGCTCCTGGAAGATACTGATGGACCAATTAGTCGATAGCCCAAAGTACCGCTCTGACCGCAGCAGACTCTGCCTGGAAGAGCATATACGCAATGACAGCCCTCCGTGCGGCGGGAATTTGTATGATTTGAGTCTGATGGAACCTGTAGTATTGAAAGGAAGGTAA
- a CDS encoding serine hydrolase domain-containing protein — protein sequence MQTLREKLEDYTNQYLKLWSFYGVIKVIRKGEVLFERASGYASMEFGIENTLASRFSLASMSKQFTAFAVMLLHDKGLLDVDQPARQYLPAELAIDDSITVHHLLSHTSGLYNFYNFENDFFGGDYRLDYSRTRFFRQYINKKPTKPAGADYDYNNSNYNLLAWIIEHVSGERYGEFLHHHIFLPLGMSRSTVDDGCAVIENRSSNYITDFADTVKCPYYNEKFSIGAGGMVTDCADLYKWYVCLRGRQLLSSAAYERFFQENENSYCYGLEHHLLYGQDRYSHGGDQLGICTYMQHFYAEDLCIIILSNNEGINQYRLGHALADILHQVEVKAPARHTELQLSESSLRAYCGTYLADKIQIELIGGKLYFTRFTGNVHIELYPVGDGEFVQRYYDQLHPYRITENAQGEKVFFGYTRLAP from the coding sequence GTGCAGACCCTGCGTGAGAAATTGGAGGATTATACGAATCAGTACCTGAAGCTGTGGAGTTTTTACGGCGTGATTAAGGTCATCAGGAAGGGCGAGGTGCTCTTCGAGCGGGCCAGCGGGTATGCAAGCATGGAGTTTGGAATTGAAAATACGCTGGCGTCACGCTTCTCCCTCGCCTCCATGTCGAAGCAGTTTACGGCCTTCGCCGTCATGCTGCTGCATGACAAGGGCCTGCTGGATGTTGACCAGCCTGCACGCCAGTATCTCCCGGCAGAGCTGGCCATTGATGATTCGATCACTGTCCATCATCTCTTGTCACATACCTCCGGTCTATATAACTTTTATAATTTTGAGAATGATTTCTTCGGCGGAGACTACCGGCTGGACTATTCCCGGACAAGGTTCTTCCGGCAATACATTAACAAGAAGCCAACCAAGCCGGCAGGAGCAGACTACGATTATAATAACTCCAACTACAATCTGCTGGCCTGGATCATCGAGCATGTCTCGGGAGAGAGGTACGGGGAGTTTCTACACCATCATATCTTCCTGCCACTAGGGATGAGCAGAAGCACAGTGGATGACGGCTGCGCCGTGATTGAGAATAGATCCAGCAACTATATCACAGACTTCGCGGACACCGTCAAATGCCCGTATTATAACGAGAAGTTCAGTATCGGTGCAGGCGGTATGGTAACGGACTGTGCGGATTTGTACAAATGGTATGTCTGTCTGCGCGGCCGGCAGCTCCTGTCCTCTGCTGCTTATGAACGATTCTTTCAAGAGAACGAGAACAGCTACTGTTACGGCCTGGAGCATCACCTGCTATACGGGCAAGACCGGTATTCCCATGGGGGCGATCAGCTGGGGATATGCACGTATATGCAGCATTTTTACGCTGAAGATCTGTGCATTATCATCCTCTCGAACAATGAGGGCATCAATCAGTACAGACTGGGCCATGCGCTCGCGGATATACTGCATCAGGTGGAGGTGAAGGCTCCAGCCAGGCATACTGAGCTTCAGCTTAGTGAGTCAAGCCTAAGGGCGTACTGCGGAACCTATCTAGCGGACAAAATTCAGATCGAGCTGATCGGCGGGAAGTTATACTTCACCAGATTCACTGGCAATGTACATATAGAGCTATATCCCGTAGGCGATGGAGAATTTGTCCAGCGTTACTATGACCAGCTCCACCCCTATAGGATCACTGAGAATGCGCAGGGGGAGAAGGTTTTTTTCGGATATACACGGTTAGCCCCTTGA
- a CDS encoding ABC transporter ATP-binding protein: MLTIKNFTKSYKGGAKAVDNLSLEVERGDIYGFIGHNGAGKTTTIRAVVGVLDFEQGEIEIDGISIRKNPVACKANIAYIPDNPDLYDHLTGIQYLNFIGDLFSVSGSTRERLIRQYGDAFQLTASLGDLISAYSHGMKQKLAIISALIHEPKLLVLDEPFVGLDPKAAHTLKTIMTDLCSRGSAIFFSTHVLDTAEKLCNKIAIIKGGRLIAHGLTETVRGEKSLEDVFMELIDHD; this comes from the coding sequence ATGCTGACCATCAAGAATTTTACGAAGAGTTATAAAGGCGGGGCTAAGGCGGTGGATAATCTTAGCCTTGAGGTTGAACGGGGCGACATCTACGGCTTCATCGGGCATAACGGCGCAGGCAAGACCACGACGATCCGCGCTGTGGTGGGCGTGCTTGATTTTGAACAAGGGGAGATTGAGATTGACGGTATCTCGATCCGCAAGAATCCGGTAGCCTGCAAGGCGAATATTGCCTACATCCCGGATAATCCGGACCTGTACGATCACCTGACGGGGATTCAGTACCTGAACTTCATCGGCGATCTCTTCAGTGTATCGGGGTCCACCCGGGAGCGGCTGATCAGGCAATACGGTGACGCCTTCCAGCTTACAGCGAGTCTGGGTGATCTGATCTCCGCGTATTCCCACGGCATGAAGCAGAAGCTGGCCATTATTTCTGCACTTATTCATGAGCCGAAGCTGTTAGTCCTGGATGAGCCTTTTGTGGGCCTTGATCCGAAGGCGGCGCATACGCTGAAGACGATCATGACGGATCTGTGCAGCAGGGGCAGCGCCATCTTTTTCTCCACACATGTTCTGGATACGGCAGAGAAACTCTGTAACAAGATTGCGATCATCAAGGGCGGACGGCTGATTGCCCACGGTTTAACGGAAACGGTAAGGGGCGAGAAAAGCCTGGAAGACGTATTCATGGAGCTGATCGATCATGATTAA
- a CDS encoding ABC transporter ATP-binding protein, producing MKKIISGENITKQYGTGGERRKVLDAVSVDIHEGEFVSVMGPSGSGKSTLLFALSGMERIDWGLVTFEGSDLAILEGDELADLRRTRMGFVFQQPTLMKNLNILDNIILPSMRGNRRKVAAITEKAQQLMQKVGIADLAKRDITEASGGQLQRAGICRALMGSPRIIFGDEPTGALNLKAAGEIMDLLSGINEEGTAIMLVTHDATVAARTQRIMFMCDGRIVDEIRLPKYSGGTLEPRMNLITAKMREIGI from the coding sequence ATGAAGAAGATTATTTCGGGTGAAAATATAACCAAACAATACGGCACTGGCGGGGAGCGCCGCAAGGTGCTGGACGCAGTATCCGTTGATATTCACGAAGGTGAATTCGTCTCGGTGATGGGACCTTCAGGCTCAGGGAAATCCACGCTGCTGTTTGCACTGAGCGGTATGGAGCGGATCGACTGGGGGCTGGTTACTTTTGAGGGCAGCGATCTGGCGATACTGGAAGGCGATGAGCTTGCTGATCTCCGAAGAACAAGAATGGGCTTCGTGTTCCAGCAGCCGACGCTGATGAAGAATCTGAACATTCTGGATAATATCATTCTGCCGTCGATGCGCGGCAACCGGCGGAAGGTTGCGGCGATTACGGAAAAGGCGCAGCAGCTTATGCAGAAGGTGGGCATTGCAGACTTGGCGAAGCGTGATATTACGGAGGCTTCGGGCGGACAGCTGCAGCGGGCCGGCATCTGCCGGGCGCTGATGGGGAGTCCGCGGATTATTTTCGGGGATGAGCCGACCGGTGCGCTGAATCTGAAGGCCGCCGGGGAGATCATGGACCTGTTGTCCGGGATCAATGAGGAAGGGACGGCCATTATGCTGGTCACCCATGATGCCACTGTGGCGGCCAGAACGCAGCGGATTATGTTCATGTGTGACGGCCGGATCGTCGATGAAATACGCCTCCCGAAATACAGCGGCGGGACACTTGAGCCCCGCATGAACTTAATCACGGCAAAAATGCGGGAGATTGGGATTTAA
- a CDS encoding ABC transporter permease: MFYRIIRRDIRTSKGITLTTMLFVAAAAMLVSLSAILVVNLSGAIDHLMTQAKTPHFLQMHSGQLDQARLKAFAEQNNKVEEHQVLDFLNVEGARIVMDGHTLADSVQDNGFSTQSGKFDYLLDLDGNVINVRGGEVYVPISYMKDGSVKEGGTVTVGDTSLTVAGFLRDSQMNSLLASSKRFLVSPADYAELAPYGTTEYLIEFRLRDLSMLGAFETDYTAAGLEGNGPVITYPLFRVLNAISDGLMIAVILLASVLVVIIAFLCIRFTLMATIESDYREIGVMKAIGLRVSDLKRIYLAKYAAIAAMGSILGFILAFSFRGLLLENIRLYMGESAHPALALACGVFGVLLVFLTIIAYVNRVLKRFRRISAVEAIRFGTVQETRRGSRRLTLSGNRLFSTNVYLGVKDVLSRKSLYATMLAVLVISSFLMIVPQNLYHTISSPSFITYMGIGDSDLRLDIQQTDHIAEKAAAIARVMDQDQSVSRYAVLTTRALNVQLEHGAEERLKVELGDHSIFPVAYSEGRRPETAKEIALSAVNAKDLGKKPGDSLILLIEGEPRMLTVSGIYSDVTNGGKTAKAVFTTPSAEAMWSVIYAELADKSQAGSAVSEYARQFSYAKVSGIDEYVTQTFGSTIRSVGKAAWAALAVMLVLNVLITLLFMRMLVAKDRYPIAVMKSLGFRNSDLTVQYYVRAVFVLVTGMVLGTLLANTLGQILAGAVISSFGASSFKFVVHPLSAYLLCPLIMTGSVLIGAVFGTSGIGRIQISGNIKE, translated from the coding sequence ATGTTTTACCGAATCATCCGCAGAGATATCCGCACAAGCAAGGGAATTACACTCACGACGATGCTGTTCGTAGCTGCTGCAGCCATGCTCGTCTCTCTGTCAGCCATTCTGGTTGTCAATCTGAGCGGGGCGATCGATCATCTGATGACGCAGGCGAAGACGCCGCATTTCCTGCAGATGCATTCCGGCCAGCTGGATCAAGCCCGGCTCAAAGCTTTTGCAGAGCAGAACAATAAGGTTGAAGAACACCAGGTGCTTGATTTCCTTAATGTAGAAGGCGCTAGGATTGTCATGGACGGGCATACGCTTGCGGACAGTGTGCAGGATAACGGCTTCAGCACACAGAGCGGGAAATTTGATTATCTGCTTGATCTGGACGGGAATGTGATTAATGTACGGGGCGGCGAGGTGTATGTCCCGATAAGTTACATGAAGGATGGCTCCGTCAAGGAGGGAGGGACGGTTACCGTGGGAGACACAAGTCTCACCGTAGCGGGGTTCCTGCGGGATTCACAGATGAACTCGCTGCTCGCTTCGTCGAAGCGGTTCCTCGTCAGCCCGGCGGATTATGCGGAGCTGGCACCGTACGGAACCACAGAATATCTGATTGAGTTCAGACTGAGGGACCTGTCGATGCTGGGAGCCTTTGAGACCGACTACACCGCAGCAGGACTGGAAGGGAACGGTCCGGTAATTACCTATCCTCTGTTCAGAGTGCTTAATGCAATCTCTGACGGGCTGATGATTGCGGTGATCCTGCTGGCGAGTGTGCTGGTCGTTATTATTGCTTTTCTATGTATACGGTTCACCCTTATGGCTACCATCGAGAGCGATTACCGGGAGATCGGCGTTATGAAGGCCATCGGTCTGCGTGTCTCGGATCTCAAAAGAATCTATCTCGCCAAATACGCAGCAATAGCGGCTATGGGAAGCATCCTCGGCTTTATATTAGCGTTCAGCTTCCGGGGTCTGCTGCTTGAGAATATCAGGCTGTATATGGGCGAAAGTGCGCATCCGGCCCTTGCTCTGGCGTGTGGCGTCTTTGGTGTACTGCTTGTATTCCTCACTATTATTGCCTATGTGAACCGGGTGCTGAAGCGTTTCCGCAGGATTTCGGCGGTCGAAGCCATCCGGTTCGGGACAGTTCAGGAGACCCGGAGAGGCTCCAGACGTTTGACCTTGAGCGGCAACCGGCTGTTCAGCACGAATGTCTACCTGGGCGTTAAGGATGTCTTGTCCAGAAAAAGTCTATACGCAACCATGCTTGCGGTGCTCGTCATCTCTTCCTTCCTTATGATTGTGCCCCAGAATCTCTATCATACGATCTCCTCTCCGAGCTTCATTACATACATGGGCATCGGTGACAGTGATCTGCGGCTGGATATCCAGCAGACGGACCATATTGCTGAGAAGGCCGCAGCTATTGCGCGGGTCATGGACCAGGATCAGTCGGTCTCCCGCTATGCGGTACTCACCACGCGGGCGCTTAACGTACAGCTGGAGCATGGAGCGGAGGAACGGTTGAAGGTTGAGCTGGGGGACCATTCTATATTCCCGGTGGCCTATTCGGAAGGGCGCAGACCGGAGACAGCGAAAGAAATCGCCCTGTCCGCCGTAAATGCGAAGGATCTGGGCAAAAAGCCCGGAGACTCCCTGATCCTGCTGATTGAAGGAGAACCCCGGATGCTTACGGTAAGCGGAATTTATTCCGATGTGACTAACGGCGGCAAAACGGCCAAGGCCGTATTCACCACCCCATCCGCAGAGGCGATGTGGTCTGTCATCTATGCAGAGCTGGCGGATAAGTCGCAAGCAGGCAGCGCGGTAAGCGAATATGCCCGGCAGTTCAGTTATGCGAAGGTGTCGGGGATTGACGAATATGTGACGCAGACCTTCGGCTCCACCATTCGCTCAGTCGGTAAGGCTGCATGGGCTGCTCTAGCTGTGATGCTGGTTCTGAATGTACTGATTACACTCTTGTTCATGCGGATGCTGGTAGCTAAGGACCGTTACCCTATTGCCGTCATGAAATCGCTGGGCTTCCGGAATTCCGATCTGACTGTACAGTATTATGTGCGTGCTGTATTTGTATTGGTGACCGGGATGGTTCTGGGCACCCTGCTCGCGAACACTCTGGGACAGATTCTTGCCGGGGCTGTGATCTCCTCCTTCGGAGCTTCGTCCTTCAAGTTCGTGGTCCATCCCCTCTCCGCGTATCTGCTGTGTCCGCTGATTATGACTGGTTCTGTACTGATAGGGGCAGTCTTCGGCACATCGGGCATCGGCCGAATTCAAATATCCGGCAATATTAAGGAGTAG
- a CDS encoding MFS transporter — MSKSGIGFGRFLFLWSGQLISAIGSGLTAFGLGIYTLQQTGQTSAMALVTLLAFMPSLLLSPVAGVLADRYDRRLLMVVGDTLSALGLIYILVCLLNGEAQLWQICLGVTVSSVFSSLLDPAYKATITDLLTEEQYTKASGFVQIAGSAKYLISPLIAGLLLTVSDVKLLLIIDICTFLVTVPTTLAVRRGLASKKAEQAPAFLREFQEGWRAVSGNRGVLVLVIMTSVMTFFIGFIETLCMPMILAFSSSAVLGTLETVMASGMLVSSVIIGMLRIQKNFVRMLAVSLFCSGISIAVFGLRENIVLIGAAGFMFFAMLPFTNTALDYLVRTNIDNSVQGRAWSLIGLLSQLGFVAAYMLAGVLADYVFTPLLVSGGVLAGSVGRIIGTGSGRGMGLLIIIAGLLLSASSVMIYRLKSITSLESRG, encoded by the coding sequence ATGAGTAAATCCGGCATAGGATTCGGCAGATTCCTGTTTCTCTGGTCAGGACAACTGATCTCAGCCATCGGCAGCGGGCTTACCGCGTTCGGGCTGGGGATCTATACCTTACAGCAGACCGGGCAGACGTCGGCTATGGCGCTGGTGACCCTCCTGGCATTCATGCCGTCACTGCTGCTCAGTCCAGTCGCAGGCGTGCTGGCGGACCGTTATGACCGCAGGCTGCTAATGGTGGTAGGGGATACGCTCTCTGCTTTAGGTCTGATCTATATTCTGGTCTGCCTGCTGAATGGAGAAGCACAGCTGTGGCAGATCTGCTTAGGGGTAACCGTCAGCTCGGTATTCTCCTCGTTGCTTGATCCCGCCTATAAGGCTACGATCACCGATCTGCTAACCGAGGAGCAGTATACGAAGGCCAGCGGGTTTGTGCAGATTGCCGGCTCCGCCAAATATCTGATTTCGCCGCTCATTGCCGGGCTGCTGCTTACAGTCTCTGATGTGAAGCTGCTGCTGATTATCGACATCTGCACGTTTTTGGTAACCGTACCTACTACACTTGCGGTCCGCCGTGGTCTTGCCTCCAAGAAGGCGGAGCAGGCACCGGCCTTCCTCCGGGAGTTTCAAGAAGGCTGGCGGGCGGTCTCCGGGAACCGTGGGGTGCTGGTGCTGGTGATTATGACCTCGGTCATGACCTTCTTCATCGGGTTCATCGAGACCTTATGCATGCCGATGATTCTGGCGTTCTCCAGCAGTGCGGTCTTGGGGACGCTTGAGACGGTCATGGCATCGGGAATGCTGGTGTCGAGTGTCATTATAGGGATGCTGCGGATACAAAAGAATTTCGTGCGCATGCTGGCAGTGTCGCTTTTCTGCTCAGGGATCAGTATCGCCGTCTTCGGGCTGCGTGAGAACATTGTATTGATCGGCGCTGCGGGCTTTATGTTTTTTGCCATGCTGCCCTTTACAAATACTGCCCTGGATTATCTGGTCCGCACCAATATCGACAATTCCGTCCAGGGGAGAGCCTGGTCACTGATCGGACTGCTCTCGCAGCTTGGATTCGTGGCGGCCTATATGCTGGCAGGTGTGCTGGCAGACTACGTATTTACTCCCTTGCTGGTAAGCGGCGGAGTTCTGGCGGGTAGTGTGGGACGGATCATCGGCACTGGCAGCGGGCGGGGGATGGGACTCCTCATCATCATTGCCGGCCTGCTGTTAAGCGCCTCTTCGGTCATGATCTATCGGCTCAAATCCATTACAAGTCTTGAGAGCAGGGGGTAA
- a CDS encoding TetR/AcrR family transcriptional regulator: protein MRVVKEAEARRNEILDAAEELFGQKGFDGTSTGDILGKVGIARGTLYYHFKSKEDIMDALIERTNATILHAAQQVAEDKSIPVIDRILRVVMALNISSGDSSSTEIMEHIHKPQNALMHQKVQKAVIRSVPPILASIISEGIEQGIFNTPYPYECMEMVVVYATTIFDNDMVDMTEEERMSRILAFITNVERLLGAVRGSLMSVMQMFGSANGAKGNQGDE from the coding sequence ATGAGAGTTGTAAAAGAAGCGGAAGCCCGCAGAAATGAGATTCTGGATGCAGCCGAGGAACTGTTCGGACAGAAGGGCTTCGACGGTACGAGCACCGGCGATATTCTGGGCAAGGTCGGCATTGCGCGCGGGACACTGTATTATCACTTCAAGTCGAAGGAGGATATTATGGACGCGCTGATTGAGCGGACGAATGCCACTATTCTTCATGCCGCGCAGCAGGTTGCTGAAGACAAGAGCATACCCGTCATTGACCGGATTCTCCGTGTAGTCATGGCGCTGAACATCAGCAGCGGAGACAGCAGCAGCACGGAGATTATGGAGCATATCCACAAGCCGCAGAATGCACTGATGCATCAAAAGGTTCAGAAGGCGGTCATCCGCAGCGTTCCGCCCATTCTGGCCTCCATCATCAGCGAGGGAATAGAGCAGGGGATATTCAATACTCCTTATCCGTATGAATGTATGGAGATGGTCGTTGTCTATGCCACCACGATTTTTGATAATGATATGGTTGACATGACGGAGGAGGAGCGTATGTCACGCATTCTGGCCTTCATCACGAATGTGGAACGGCTGCTTGGTGCCGTGCGCGGAAGTCTGATGAGCGTAATGCAGATGTTCGGCAGCGCCAATGGAGCGAAGGGAAATCAGGGTGATGAGTAA
- a CDS encoding ArsR/SmtB family transcription factor, giving the protein MDQELMDELASQFKNSLKVLNAVGAETRQAILMALLQGPQDPGMRVGEIRGITHFSRPVVSHHLRILIEAGIVSVRKEGTRNYYRLDSGSKLMVLKSLVNGLEKVLAQCGREAGIL; this is encoded by the coding sequence ATGGATCAGGAATTGATGGATGAACTGGCGTCTCAATTCAAGAATTCGCTGAAGGTGCTGAACGCGGTCGGTGCCGAGACCCGGCAAGCCATCCTGATGGCCTTGCTGCAAGGGCCGCAAGATCCGGGCATGCGTGTAGGCGAGATCAGAGGGATCACCCACTTTTCCCGTCCGGTCGTGTCCCATCATCTTAGAATCTTGATAGAAGCCGGAATTGTTAGCGTCCGCAAAGAAGGCACCCGCAACTATTACCGGCTGGACTCCGGAAGCAAGCTGATGGTGCTCAAAAGCTTGGTGAACGGGCTGGAGAAGGTGCTGGCACAATGCGGGCGTGAGGCAGGGATTCTCTGA
- a CDS encoding MarR family winged helix-turn-helix transcriptional regulator translates to MSSYDNSFDKLEDLSMVDSLVQLSFLVQNILARIGTEHDLSIIQIRLLGILRDREPGMLQLAKHLGLDKSSITGLVDRAQRRGLVERTVSESDRRAFNVRATPAGWKIIHEVGEQIERQITAVTEGLTGEERAQMIALASKILVTAPGVSR, encoded by the coding sequence ATGAGCAGTTATGATAATTCTTTTGATAAACTGGAAGATCTGTCGATGGTAGACAGCCTTGTGCAGCTATCCTTCCTGGTGCAGAATATCCTGGCCCGAATAGGAACGGAGCATGATCTGTCGATCATTCAGATCCGTCTGCTGGGGATATTGCGCGACCGGGAGCCGGGTATGCTGCAGCTGGCGAAGCATCTGGGCCTCGATAAATCCAGTATTACAGGGCTCGTCGACAGGGCGCAGCGCCGCGGGCTGGTAGAACGAACTGTATCAGAGAGTGACCGGCGGGCATTCAATGTACGGGCTACTCCGGCAGGCTGGAAGATTATTCATGAGGTCGGGGAGCAGATCGAGCGTCAGATTACGGCGGTAACCGAGGGTCTTACCGGGGAGGAGCGGGCGCAGATGATTGCCCTGGCCAGCAAGATTCTGGTCACTGCTCCAGGGGTGAGCCGCTGA
- a CDS encoding quinone oxidoreductase family protein, whose translation MYAAIVRSFNSAPKYEEIEAPAPSREHEALVDVLAAGLHLRVRAQANGSHYTSTDELPLIPGIDGVGRLPDGKLVYFVATDNALGSFADQTLIDLRRAVPLPADADPVLIAAAMNPAMSSWVTLRRRIQAKPGFKVLILGATGNSGQMAVQIAKLMGASQIIAAGRNPERLRSLTQHGADVLIPLTGDPGTVARNLGEASAEVDIVLDYLWGEPAALAMLPILTRRSDRSRLLTWIQIGSIAGADAAIPSAALRSANFQIIGSGQGSVTPAGYLAEFPALIHAIAEGQLTANPIVYPLSQIEQVWKTPPASQQRIVFVPQAETDLPSF comes from the coding sequence ATGTACGCTGCTATTGTAAGATCATTCAATTCAGCTCCGAAATACGAAGAGATTGAAGCTCCGGCACCCTCAAGAGAACACGAAGCTCTGGTGGATGTGCTGGCTGCCGGATTACATCTCCGGGTCCGGGCACAGGCCAACGGTTCTCATTACACGAGTACGGATGAACTGCCGTTAATCCCCGGTATTGACGGCGTCGGACGGCTCCCGGATGGTAAGCTGGTCTATTTTGTTGCCACCGATAATGCCTTGGGATCGTTCGCAGACCAGACCCTCATCGATCTCCGCCGCGCTGTCCCGCTACCCGCAGATGCTGATCCCGTGCTCATCGCCGCCGCCATGAATCCAGCCATGTCTTCATGGGTGACTCTCCGCCGCCGGATTCAGGCTAAGCCCGGGTTCAAGGTGCTCATTCTGGGCGCCACCGGCAACTCCGGGCAGATGGCCGTTCAGATCGCCAAGCTTATGGGAGCCAGTCAGATCATCGCTGCCGGGCGCAACCCGGAACGTCTCCGTTCGCTTACACAGCATGGTGCGGATGTACTCATACCGCTAACCGGAGATCCCGGGACAGTGGCCCGGAATCTCGGCGAAGCCTCAGCCGAAGTGGATATCGTTCTCGACTATCTGTGGGGTGAGCCTGCTGCACTCGCCATGCTCCCGATATTAACCCGCCGGTCCGACCGCAGCCGGCTGTTAACCTGGATTCAGATCGGTTCCATAGCAGGTGCGGACGCCGCGATTCCTTCCGCTGCGCTCCGTTCTGCCAACTTCCAGATCATCGGCAGCGGCCAGGGGTCCGTCACGCCAGCCGGTTATCTGGCGGAATTTCCGGCGCTGATCCATGCGATTGCAGAAGGTCAGCTTACAGCGAACCCTATCGTTTATCCGCTCTCCCAGATTGAACAGGTATGGAAGACTCCGCCGGCCAGTCAGCAGCGTATTGTCTTCGTGCCGCAAGCGGAAACGGATTTGCCGTCCTTTTAA
- a CDS encoding histidine phosphatase family protein, with amino-acid sequence MAIYLVRHGKDDEGYRGGWSQRGLNSQGYRQAEKLGRFLRENSASFPIQRIVSSDLQRALDTAGELARELELPLERSTDWREMNNGVIAGMPNEIVNERYPGLYFSGLRMDERYPGGESPLEFFTRIQEAFTRLCEEHADNGPDNNLMVVTHGGVINIIYHLIKGIGWNNRGSKFPASYTSLHRIEHVDGRWSLSLENYTV; translated from the coding sequence TTGGCGATTTATCTGGTTAGACACGGCAAGGATGACGAAGGATATCGCGGCGGATGGAGCCAGCGGGGGCTGAATAGCCAGGGTTACCGGCAAGCCGAGAAGCTTGGCCGTTTTTTGAGAGAGAATTCGGCTTCATTCCCTATACAACGTATAGTCAGCAGCGATCTGCAGCGGGCGCTGGATACAGCCGGTGAGCTGGCAAGAGAACTGGAGTTACCCTTGGAGCGCAGTACGGATTGGCGGGAGATGAACAATGGCGTGATCGCCGGTATGCCGAACGAAATCGTGAATGAACGGTATCCCGGCTTATACTTCTCAGGCCTGCGGATGGACGAGCGTTACCCCGGCGGAGAGAGTCCGCTCGAATTCTTCACACGGATTCAGGAAGCCTTCACCCGGCTGTGCGAAGAGCATGCGGACAACGGCCCTGATAATAACCTGATGGTTGTTACACATGGCGGTGTCATAAACATCATCTATCACCTCATCAAAGGGATCGGCTGGAATAACCGCGGCAGTAAATTTCCGGCTTCCTATACCAGCCTGCACAGAATTGAGCATGTAGATGGAAGATGGAGCCTTTCACTGGAAAATTATACGGTCTAG